A single region of the Marinobacter salinisoli genome encodes:
- a CDS encoding TIGR04219 family outer membrane beta-barrel protein, with protein MRKLMVVAAGTVLLASHQVHADVVGLGANVSYWDSGLSGQAASGNDLVDVENDLNLESDSNANTSLYLEHPIPVLPNVRLNYTLIQLDGRGSLSADFDGIDIGGVGGADVRSELDLEQLDLTLYYEVLDNWVNLDLGITARDLSGELLVQQVAGTGVSETEIDAVIPMGYLAARFDLPFSGVSVGAEGNIISYDGDSVHDFNAYGQYEIAVLQFRAGYRNMAIDYEDGGDRLDVELDGPFFSAGVVF; from the coding sequence ATGCGTAAGTTGATGGTAGTGGCGGCCGGAACGGTTCTTCTGGCGTCTCATCAGGTCCATGCGGACGTTGTCGGACTTGGCGCAAACGTGAGTTACTGGGATTCAGGGCTTTCCGGCCAGGCTGCGAGCGGAAATGATCTGGTTGACGTTGAGAATGACCTCAATCTTGAGAGTGATTCCAATGCAAATACCTCTCTGTATTTGGAACATCCGATCCCTGTTCTTCCAAACGTTCGTCTGAACTACACTTTAATACAGCTTGATGGGCGAGGAAGTCTGTCTGCAGATTTCGATGGTATCGATATCGGTGGTGTGGGTGGCGCGGATGTGCGGTCGGAACTTGATCTCGAACAGTTGGATCTGACCTTGTATTACGAGGTGTTGGATAACTGGGTAAACCTTGACCTGGGTATCACCGCACGGGATCTCTCCGGTGAACTGCTGGTTCAGCAGGTTGCGGGTACCGGCGTCAGTGAAACCGAGATAGATGCTGTAATCCCAATGGGTTACCTGGCTGCGCGCTTCGACCTGCCGTTTAGTGGCGTTTCCGTGGGCGCTGAAGGCAATATCATTAGCTACGATGGCGACTCTGTACATGATTTTAACGCCTACGGTCAGTACGAGATCGCGGTGCTTCAGTTCAGAGCAGGCTACCGTAACATGGCGATCGATTACGAAGATGGCGGCGATAGGCTGGATGTAGAGCTGGATGGGCCATTTTTCAGCGCCGGCGTTGTGTTCTGA
- the bamC gene encoding outer membrane protein assembly factor BamC, translating to MSVLSGTRNDLLPKSRTLVTGMLLTSVALSGCGLMDDRSEQYVSAQELPPLQLPEGADSSRISQTMPIRDVSVADASKFYPSDLPEPPDMTSEILEENYVVEELDGRAWLLVNDVPGRLWPATNAYMIDRGLGVSVDDPQQGLLQSELLNFSKRARELAELSDDAGADEARLVLQVRMIPGVRRKTTEIQVRRLEAGSEAGTLIPWSQAAAPSDEELAVQKRVLADMADFLKGRDEQKSFSRAASGIVSEPRVKLVSEGEQAVAIRMDLDYGRSWAEMRRALSEAGVDVVDLNRSDGWFHVDFRTEDERDSGWFGWFGDSSEPEHTHTLRLDEAPEVVVVTAAQEANFDGERDAADLLGQLFEYLY from the coding sequence ATGTCGGTTCTTTCTGGAACCCGTAACGATCTATTGCCAAAATCCAGGACGCTCGTGACCGGAATGCTGCTGACCAGCGTGGCGCTTTCCGGTTGCGGTCTGATGGATGACCGTTCCGAACAATACGTATCTGCGCAGGAGCTGCCGCCGCTGCAGTTGCCAGAGGGCGCCGATTCATCGCGTATCAGCCAGACGATGCCGATTCGGGATGTCAGTGTGGCTGACGCCAGCAAGTTCTACCCGTCCGACCTCCCTGAGCCTCCCGATATGACCTCCGAAATCCTGGAGGAAAACTATGTGGTCGAAGAGCTTGATGGACGGGCCTGGCTGCTGGTGAATGATGTTCCCGGTCGGCTTTGGCCGGCGACCAACGCCTATATGATTGATCGCGGGCTGGGTGTGAGCGTTGATGATCCGCAACAGGGGCTGTTGCAAAGCGAGCTGCTGAACTTCAGCAAGCGTGCCCGTGAACTGGCTGAGCTCTCAGACGACGCCGGCGCCGACGAGGCAAGGCTTGTACTGCAGGTCAGAATGATTCCGGGTGTACGCCGCAAGACAACGGAAATCCAGGTGCGGAGACTGGAGGCGGGGTCCGAAGCTGGTACCCTGATCCCGTGGAGCCAGGCCGCGGCACCGTCGGACGAAGAGCTGGCCGTGCAGAAACGTGTGTTAGCCGATATGGCCGATTTCCTGAAGGGTAGGGACGAGCAAAAGTCCTTCTCAAGGGCGGCGTCGGGCATCGTCAGTGAGCCTCGGGTTAAGCTTGTGTCTGAAGGCGAGCAAGCGGTCGCGATCCGGATGGATCTGGACTACGGGCGTTCCTGGGCAGAAATGCGCCGGGCCCTGTCCGAAGCGGGTGTTGATGTTGTCGATCTGAACCGAAGCGACGGGTGGTTCCATGTCGATTTCCGTACTGAGGACGAGCGTGACTCCGGTTGGTTCGGCTGGTTCGGTGACAGCAGCGAACCGGAGCATACCCACACGCTCAGGCTGGATGAAGCGCCTGAAGTGGTGGTCGTGACGGCTGCTCAGGAAGCGAACTTTGATGGCGAGCGAGACGCCGCCGATCTGTTGGGTCAGCTGTTCGAATACCTTTATTAG
- the purC gene encoding phosphoribosylaminoimidazolesuccinocarboxamide synthase, whose translation MEKREELYAGKAKSVFKTDDPNLFVLEFRDDTSAFDGEKKEQLQRKGMVNNKFNAFIMEKLEAAGVPTHFEGLLSDTESLVKNLDMIPVECVVRNISAGSLCRRLGVEEGKELTPPTFELFLKDDALHDPMVNESLAVSFGWASADELARMKELTYQVNDVLKALFDQAGMLLVDYKLEFGRSAGKVVLGDEFSPDGCRIWDKETRKKMDKDRFRQGLGEVIETYEEVGRRLGIQFD comes from the coding sequence ATGGAAAAGCGCGAAGAGCTATACGCCGGCAAAGCCAAGTCTGTGTTCAAGACCGATGATCCAAACCTGTTCGTTCTCGAGTTCAGGGACGATACGTCAGCGTTTGACGGTGAAAAGAAGGAGCAGCTGCAACGAAAGGGCATGGTGAACAACAAGTTCAATGCCTTCATTATGGAGAAGCTTGAGGCAGCGGGGGTTCCTACCCATTTTGAGGGTCTGCTGTCGGATACCGAATCGCTGGTCAAAAATCTGGATATGATTCCGGTTGAATGCGTGGTGAGAAATATTTCCGCCGGTAGCCTGTGTCGTCGCCTGGGCGTCGAAGAAGGCAAGGAATTGACGCCTCCCACCTTCGAGCTCTTCCTGAAAGATGATGCTCTGCATGACCCGATGGTCAACGAGTCGCTGGCGGTCAGTTTTGGCTGGGCCTCCGCTGACGAGCTGGCTCGTATGAAAGAGTTAACCTACCAGGTGAATGATGTGCTCAAAGCTTTGTTCGACCAGGCCGGAATGCTGCTGGTTGACTACAAGCTCGAGTTTGGTCGCAGCGCTGGCAAGGTCGTGCTGGGAGATGAGTTCAGCCCTGATGGGTGTCGAATCTGGGACAAAGAGACCCGGAAAAAAATGGATAAGGATCGTTTTCGCCAGGGACTTGGTGAAGTCATTGAGACCTACGAGGAGGTTGGACGCCGTCTGGGTATTCAGTTCGACTGA
- the dapA gene encoding 4-hydroxy-tetrahydrodipicolinate synthase, giving the protein MITGSLVALVTPMFPDGEIHWEELDRLVDFHIENGTHGIVAVGTTGESATLDPKEHCRVIGHIIKRVDKRIPVIAGTGGNSTREAIELTTEAHKLGADACLLVVPYYNKPTQEGLYQHFKTIAEAVPGISQMLYNVPGRTACDMLNETVLRLADIPNIVGIKDATGNIPRGAELIEALDGRLAVYSGDDATAAELMLAGAKGNVSVTANVAPRAMAQLCEAAIAGNREETERLNELLMPLNRKLFLEANPIPVKWALGRMGMISAGIRLPLTPLSEKFHSEVEDAMRASGAL; this is encoded by the coding sequence ATGATTACGGGTAGCCTTGTTGCACTGGTCACGCCCATGTTTCCGGACGGTGAAATTCACTGGGAGGAGCTGGACAGGCTGGTGGACTTCCATATCGAAAATGGCACCCATGGCATCGTGGCTGTGGGCACCACCGGTGAATCTGCAACCCTGGATCCGAAAGAACATTGTCGGGTCATTGGCCACATCATAAAACGTGTCGATAAACGCATTCCTGTTATCGCCGGAACCGGTGGTAACAGCACTCGTGAAGCAATCGAGCTGACGACCGAGGCCCACAAACTGGGGGCAGACGCATGCTTGCTGGTCGTGCCTTACTACAACAAGCCGACTCAGGAAGGCCTGTATCAGCATTTCAAAACCATCGCGGAAGCGGTGCCGGGTATTAGCCAGATGCTGTACAACGTTCCGGGTCGCACCGCCTGCGACATGCTGAACGAGACAGTTCTGCGTCTGGCCGATATTCCGAACATCGTTGGCATCAAGGATGCGACGGGCAACATCCCGCGCGGCGCCGAGCTGATCGAAGCCCTTGATGGCCGCCTGGCGGTGTATTCCGGGGATGATGCGACCGCTGCGGAACTGATGCTGGCCGGAGCCAAGGGTAATGTGTCCGTTACCGCCAACGTGGCGCCACGGGCGATGGCTCAGCTGTGTGAGGCCGCGATTGCGGGTAATCGTGAAGAGACCGAGCGCCTCAATGAGTTGCTGATGCCGCTGAATCGGAAATTGTTTCTCGAGGCCAACCCGATCCCTGTCAAATGGGCCCTTGGCCGCATGGGCATGATCAGTGCTGGCATTCGTCTTCCACTGACACCGCTGAGCGAAAAATTCCACAGTGAGGTGGAAGACGCAATGAGAGCCTCAGGCGCGCTCTGA
- a CDS encoding ShlB/FhaC/HecB family hemolysin secretion/activation protein: protein MKTVAVMALVWCIISGQAWATPSNDGLPKWLQSRIELSGASEKNSDEFNGHVKLNTRGLFFTDHVFGVKFQNGVSRLADQDSDNLGFSYGFPVGDTRVGVEMLRRDHRGDTTSGGERFNQSQDKKALAVSVSRSLFSWRDVRFKTIIRHASEYEERFEAGHWDESASEERSSMTLDASGKRELAAGFEASARLALSAGSEFHQVEDTAGVDESSAVFQKASLSSSIRRPLRNWLFALDGHYQFAPSELPASENVVVASSSMISGFNGSSLSSPDGGWLKLKADSPQFRLPGAEGVQSRVQLAALRGWVPGKEANSGEFGRASAVEASLQFETRSVQTNLSVGRLVETTGDSVERPESPDVSFSVRVAL from the coding sequence GTGAAGACAGTTGCAGTCATGGCACTTGTTTGGTGCATCATCTCGGGGCAGGCATGGGCGACGCCGTCAAACGACGGTCTCCCAAAGTGGCTGCAGTCCCGGATCGAGCTTTCCGGCGCCTCCGAGAAAAACAGCGACGAGTTTAATGGTCACGTTAAACTGAATACTCGAGGTCTCTTTTTCACCGATCATGTGTTCGGGGTTAAGTTCCAGAACGGTGTCAGCCGCCTGGCGGATCAGGATTCCGATAACCTCGGCTTCAGTTATGGCTTTCCGGTGGGCGATACGCGGGTTGGCGTTGAGATGCTTCGGCGTGACCATCGGGGCGATACCACCTCCGGTGGTGAGCGTTTTAACCAGAGTCAGGACAAGAAAGCGCTTGCAGTGTCTGTGTCCCGTTCTTTGTTCTCCTGGAGGGATGTTCGCTTCAAGACCATTATTCGTCATGCCAGTGAATACGAGGAGCGATTCGAGGCAGGGCACTGGGACGAAAGCGCCAGCGAGGAGCGCTCATCCATGACGTTGGATGCCAGTGGGAAGCGGGAGCTTGCGGCCGGATTTGAAGCCAGTGCGCGTCTTGCCTTGTCGGCTGGTTCCGAGTTCCACCAGGTTGAAGACACTGCTGGGGTGGACGAGTCATCTGCGGTGTTTCAGAAAGCGTCCTTGTCTTCCTCAATTCGTCGCCCGCTGCGCAACTGGTTGTTTGCGCTTGATGGTCATTACCAGTTCGCGCCGTCTGAGTTGCCAGCCAGTGAAAATGTTGTGGTGGCATCGTCGTCTATGATCTCCGGATTCAACGGCAGTTCGTTGTCGAGTCCGGATGGCGGTTGGCTGAAACTGAAGGCGGATAGTCCACAGTTCCGGCTTCCCGGCGCTGAAGGGGTTCAAAGTCGGGTGCAGCTGGCTGCGCTGCGCGGCTGGGTTCCGGGTAAAGAGGCCAACTCCGGTGAATTTGGCCGGGCCAGCGCGGTTGAAGCCTCGCTGCAGTTTGAAACGCGCAGCGTTCAGACCAACCTGTCTGTGGGTCGTTTGGTTGAGACAACCGGCGATTCCGTCGAGCGGCCAGAGTCTCCAGACGTTTCCTTCTCGGTTCGCGTCGCTCTCTAA
- the prpC gene encoding bifunctional 2-methylcitrate synthase/citrate synthase translates to MAEAKKLGGAGLRGQVAGETALCTVGKTGAGLTYRGYDIKDLADNAQFEEVAYLLLRGKLPNQQELDAYKTKLQGLRGLPDALKLVLEQIPKDAHPMDVMRTGCSVLGNLETENDFSEQDDKIDRMLAVFPSIITYWYRFAHEGVRIDTAQTESDSIGGVFLELLHGKKPSELHERVMNVSLILYAEHEFNASTFTARVCASTLSDIHSCVTGAIGSLRGPLHGGANEAAMALIQKFQTADEAEQGLLGMLERKEKIMGFGHAIYSESDPRNAIIKKWSEQLAEEVGDTVLYPVSVRCEEVMWREKKLFCNADFFHASAYHFMGIPTELFTPIFVMSRVSGWAAHVKEQRANNRIIRPSADYTGPESCEWLPIEKRA, encoded by the coding sequence ATGGCAGAAGCAAAGAAACTGGGCGGTGCCGGGCTGCGTGGCCAGGTTGCCGGTGAAACGGCGCTGTGTACGGTGGGAAAAACCGGTGCCGGGCTGACCTATCGCGGTTACGACATCAAAGATCTGGCGGACAACGCCCAATTTGAGGAAGTTGCGTACCTGTTGCTGCGCGGAAAATTGCCCAATCAGCAGGAGCTGGATGCCTATAAAACCAAGCTGCAGGGCCTGCGTGGCCTTCCCGATGCGTTGAAGCTGGTGCTGGAGCAAATCCCCAAGGACGCCCACCCGATGGATGTGATGCGGACTGGCTGCTCCGTGCTGGGTAACCTCGAAACTGAGAATGACTTCAGCGAGCAAGATGACAAGATCGACCGCATGCTGGCGGTTTTCCCATCAATCATTACCTACTGGTATCGATTTGCGCATGAGGGGGTTCGAATCGATACCGCTCAGACCGAAAGCGATTCCATTGGTGGTGTGTTCCTGGAGCTGTTGCATGGCAAAAAGCCAAGCGAGTTGCATGAGCGGGTGATGAACGTCTCCCTGATCCTGTACGCAGAGCATGAGTTCAACGCATCCACGTTTACCGCTCGGGTTTGCGCGTCGACGCTGTCGGATATTCACAGCTGTGTAACGGGCGCCATCGGCTCTTTGCGCGGCCCTCTGCATGGTGGGGCGAACGAAGCGGCCATGGCGCTGATTCAGAAGTTCCAGACCGCGGACGAGGCCGAGCAGGGCCTGCTCGGCATGCTGGAGCGCAAAGAAAAGATCATGGGCTTCGGCCATGCCATTTACAGTGAGTCAGACCCTCGCAACGCGATCATCAAGAAATGGTCTGAGCAATTGGCTGAGGAAGTGGGTGATACCGTCCTCTATCCGGTCTCCGTGCGCTGTGAAGAAGTGATGTGGCGTGAGAAAAAGCTGTTCTGTAATGCCGATTTCTTCCACGCATCCGCTTATCACTTCATGGGCATTCCCACTGAGCTGTTTACGCCAATCTTTGTGATGTCGCGGGTTTCTGGTTGGGCTGCTCACGTCAAAGAGCAGCGGGCGAATAATCGCATCATCCGCCCGAGCGCGGATTACACCGGGCCTGAGTCCTGCGAGTGGCTGCCAATTGAAAAGCGGGCCTGA
- a CDS encoding helix-turn-helix transcriptional regulator produces the protein MRYLQTFNRRLRQVRESGRLSHWDVAQLCGVDEARVKSWESGDARQRSYPGVTELLDFCIKTETPLEDVLDLEEPGGDGQLELPGLAFSNSDDLFEALKELELEINRVQLTDEEAALVRRFRKASDKNRRQVLQLLGR, from the coding sequence ATGCGCTACCTGCAAACCTTCAATCGCCGTCTTCGTCAGGTTCGGGAATCTGGCCGGCTTTCTCACTGGGATGTGGCCCAGCTGTGCGGCGTCGACGAGGCTCGGGTGAAGAGCTGGGAATCGGGTGATGCTCGGCAACGCAGCTATCCTGGGGTCACAGAGTTACTGGATTTCTGTATCAAGACCGAAACGCCACTTGAAGACGTGCTGGATCTTGAGGAACCAGGCGGAGATGGTCAGCTTGAATTGCCGGGCCTGGCGTTCAGTAACAGCGACGATCTGTTCGAGGCGCTCAAAGAGCTGGAGCTGGAAATCAATCGGGTTCAGCTGACCGACGAGGAGGCGGCGTTGGTGCGCCGGTTCCGTAAAGCTTCTGACAAGAACCGGCGCCAAGTTTTGCAACTACTGGGGCGTTAG
- the prpB gene encoding methylisocitrate lyase, producing the protein MMSNTLTPGARFRQALKDNQPLQIVGTINAYAAMMAERVGHQAIYLSGGGVANASYGLPDLGMTTMNDVVEDVRRITAATDLPLLVDIDTGWGGAFNIARTIREMERAGAAAVHIEDQVAQKRCGHRPNKEIVSKEEMVDRIKAAADARQDQDFFIMARTDAFQKEGLEAAIDRAKACIEAGADGIFAEAVHELTDYRAFADALDVPILANITEFGATPLYNRKELAEAGAGMVLYPLSAFRAMNKAALTVYQNILEKGDQKDVVDLMQTRMELYDFLNYHEFEQKLDQLFAQNKS; encoded by the coding sequence ATCATGTCAAATACACTGACTCCGGGCGCCCGCTTTCGGCAGGCGCTGAAAGACAATCAGCCCCTGCAGATTGTGGGAACCATCAACGCCTACGCCGCCATGATGGCCGAACGGGTTGGTCATCAGGCGATTTATCTGTCTGGCGGTGGGGTGGCCAATGCCTCTTACGGCCTGCCGGATCTGGGTATGACCACCATGAACGATGTTGTTGAGGATGTTCGCCGTATCACGGCCGCCACGGATTTGCCGCTGTTGGTGGATATCGACACCGGTTGGGGTGGTGCGTTCAATATTGCCAGAACCATTCGCGAGATGGAGCGTGCCGGCGCGGCTGCCGTTCACATTGAAGACCAAGTGGCGCAGAAGCGTTGCGGGCATCGACCGAATAAAGAGATTGTGTCGAAAGAAGAAATGGTTGACCGGATCAAGGCCGCAGCCGATGCCCGGCAAGATCAGGACTTTTTCATCATGGCTCGCACTGACGCGTTTCAGAAGGAAGGGCTCGAAGCCGCGATTGACCGGGCTAAAGCCTGTATTGAAGCCGGTGCCGACGGCATTTTCGCCGAAGCGGTGCATGAGCTAACCGATTACCGGGCGTTCGCGGATGCGCTGGATGTGCCCATCCTCGCCAATATCACCGAGTTTGGTGCCACACCGCTGTATAACCGCAAAGAACTGGCAGAGGCCGGTGCCGGTATGGTGCTGTATCCGCTCAGTGCGTTCCGGGCGATGAACAAAGCGGCACTGACGGTGTATCAGAACATTCTGGAAAAAGGCGATCAAAAAGACGTGGTCGATCTGATGCAGACCCGTATGGAACTTTATGATTTCCTGAACTACCACGAATTCGAGCAGAAGCTGGATCAGTTGTTTGCACAGAACAAGTCGTAA
- a CDS encoding GntR family transcriptional regulator codes for MSQSAIQSQTRADEAFDCLQTAIVKGDLAPGEKIGEVELCSRFNLTRGPLREALGRLESRGLLVRRPHAGVKVVSLSAGELLELYRIREAMEGLAARQAAERMTDDEISGLQATLDSHERMIDEAQGQAYYQAEGDYDFHHRIATGSRNTKLAQMLLGDLYYMVRMYRYRLSTSAGRPHLALGEHRRIAEAIAQRDGELAEFLMKRHINAARQNIEQKIEEGVLTI; via the coding sequence ATGTCTCAGTCAGCGATTCAGTCTCAAACGCGCGCAGATGAAGCCTTTGATTGTCTGCAAACGGCCATCGTAAAAGGGGATCTCGCACCGGGTGAAAAGATCGGGGAGGTCGAGCTCTGTTCTCGCTTCAATCTCACTCGTGGTCCGCTTCGGGAGGCCCTGGGGCGGCTCGAATCTCGTGGGCTTCTTGTTCGTCGGCCTCACGCCGGCGTTAAAGTCGTCTCCCTCAGTGCCGGTGAATTGCTCGAGCTTTACCGGATTCGTGAGGCTATGGAAGGGCTGGCGGCGCGTCAGGCGGCCGAGAGGATGACCGATGATGAAATCTCGGGCCTTCAGGCTACCTTGGACAGCCATGAGCGGATGATTGACGAAGCCCAGGGGCAGGCTTACTACCAGGCTGAGGGCGATTACGATTTCCACCACCGAATTGCAACCGGCAGCCGAAACACCAAGCTGGCCCAAATGCTGTTGGGCGATCTCTATTACATGGTGCGCATGTACCGTTATCGGTTAAGTACTTCCGCAGGGCGGCCGCATCTGGCGCTGGGAGAACATCGTCGCATTGCAGAGGCGATTGCCCAGCGGGACGGCGAACTGGCGGAGTTCCTGATGAAGCGCCATATCAATGCCGCGCGCCAGAATATTGAGCAGAAAATCGAAGAAGGTGTCTTAACCATATAG
- the galU gene encoding UTP--glucose-1-phosphate uridylyltransferase GalU, with protein MIKKCLFPVAGYGTRFLPATKAMPKEILPIVNKPLVQYGVEEASEAGVHEFGFVTGRGKRAIEDHFDISYELEHQIAGSGKEDLLSSIRDLINHNSFAFTRQNEMKGLGHAILTGRNLIGDNPFAVVLADDFCMGPEGEDGVLAQMVKLYNQFRCSIVAIEEVPEDETHKYGVIAGEPMKDGLYRITDMVEKPAPEDAPSNLAIIGRYILTPDIFEIIENTPAGKNGEVQITDALLQQAKNGCVLAYQFKGRRFDCGSIDGFVEATNYVYENVYKKGK; from the coding sequence ATGATTAAGAAATGCCTGTTTCCGGTAGCCGGCTACGGCACACGCTTTCTTCCTGCCACCAAGGCCATGCCCAAGGAAATACTCCCGATTGTGAACAAACCGCTGGTGCAATACGGGGTGGAAGAAGCCTCGGAAGCAGGCGTTCATGAATTCGGCTTTGTGACCGGGCGTGGCAAGCGGGCCATTGAGGATCACTTCGACATCAGCTACGAGCTTGAGCACCAGATTGCGGGCTCCGGCAAGGAAGACCTCCTGTCCTCAATCCGGGATCTGATTAACCACAACTCCTTCGCCTTTACCCGTCAAAACGAGATGAAAGGCCTCGGACACGCCATTCTCACTGGACGCAACCTGATCGGTGACAACCCTTTTGCCGTGGTGCTGGCCGATGACTTCTGCATGGGTCCCGAAGGTGAGGACGGTGTTCTGGCCCAGATGGTCAAGCTCTACAACCAGTTCCGCTGCTCGATTGTCGCTATTGAAGAAGTACCAGAGGATGAGACGCACAAGTATGGCGTGATCGCCGGCGAGCCGATGAAAGACGGCCTGTACCGCATCACCGATATGGTGGAAAAGCCCGCGCCAGAGGACGCGCCCAGCAACCTGGCGATCATTGGGCGATACATCCTGACACCGGATATTTTCGAGATTATCGAAAACACCCCAGCAGGTAAGAATGGCGAAGTTCAAATTACCGACGCCCTGCTCCAGCAAGCCAAAAACGGATGCGTGCTGGCGTACCAGTTCAAAGGTCGTCGGTTTGACTGCGGAAGCATTGATGGCTTCGTAGAGGCCACCAACTACGTGTACGAAAACGTGTACAAGAAAGGAAAGTAG
- a CDS encoding NAD-dependent epimerase has translation MKILVTGTAGFIGSHLAHRLLDRGDEVIGVDNVNDYYDVSLKEARLARLTCRSGFTEVRQDVADRSVMDALFAEHKPERVVHLAAQAGVRYSLENPHAYVDANLVGFMNILEGCRHHGVKHLVYASSSSVYGANESMPFSVHDNVDHPLSLYAASKKANELMAHTYSHLYNLPTTGLRFFTVYGPWGRPDMALFIFTKKILAGEPIDVFNHGHHKRDFTYIDDIVEGVVRTLDHVAEPNLDWSGETPDPGTSKAPYRLYNIGSNNPVELSRFIEIIEERVGKKAQKNLLPMQPGDVPATYANVDDLITDVGYKPDTSVEDGIAKFVDWYRDFYKL, from the coding sequence TTGAAGATTCTCGTTACGGGAACAGCGGGCTTCATTGGCTCACACCTTGCGCACCGGTTATTAGACCGGGGTGATGAGGTTATCGGTGTTGATAACGTCAATGACTACTATGACGTTAGCCTGAAAGAGGCCCGATTGGCGCGGTTAACGTGCCGGTCCGGATTCACCGAGGTGCGTCAGGATGTGGCGGATCGAAGTGTCATGGACGCGCTGTTTGCGGAACATAAGCCGGAGCGGGTGGTTCACCTGGCCGCACAGGCCGGGGTTCGCTACTCCCTGGAGAATCCTCATGCCTATGTTGACGCCAACCTTGTAGGCTTTATGAACATCCTGGAAGGTTGTCGTCACCATGGCGTAAAGCATCTGGTCTATGCATCCAGCAGTTCGGTCTACGGTGCGAACGAGTCCATGCCGTTTTCCGTGCACGACAACGTCGACCATCCCCTGAGTCTGTACGCGGCCTCCAAGAAGGCCAATGAACTGATGGCACACACATACAGCCATCTGTATAACCTCCCTACCACCGGTTTGCGTTTCTTCACCGTCTACGGACCCTGGGGGCGGCCGGATATGGCCCTGTTCATCTTCACCAAGAAGATACTGGCCGGGGAGCCCATCGACGTGTTTAACCATGGCCACCATAAGCGGGACTTCACCTATATCGACGATATCGTTGAGGGCGTGGTGCGGACGCTGGACCATGTGGCGGAGCCGAACCTGGACTGGTCTGGCGAAACGCCTGATCCGGGTACATCAAAAGCGCCTTACCGGCTTTACAATATCGGCAGTAACAACCCGGTCGAGCTATCCCGCTTTATCGAAATCATAGAGGAGCGGGTGGGCAAAAAGGCTCAGAAAAACCTGCTGCCCATGCAGCCCGGTGATGTCCCAGCTACTTACGCGAATGTCGACGATCTCATTACGGATGTGGGGTACAAGCCCGACACATCGGTTGAAGATGGGATAGCGAAGTTCGTCGACTGGTATCGCGACTTCTATAAGCTCTGA
- a CDS encoding RluA family pseudouridine synthase: MKTIIDVTADHTQPAVDVLSAASDLPKQRIKDAMAKGACWWTHKGKRVRLRKAKREVTAGTRLELFYDAQVLARTPPPAQLIADYKRYSAWFKPHGMLSQGSEWGDHCSLLRWAEKELQRDCYLIHRLDADASGLMLIAHDGKSAGALSKRFSERQMTKRYQARVAGHLIADDLLIDQKIDGKAAISRVSTLSVDDADQTTLVSVDIETGRKHQIRKHLASLGHPIIGDRLYGKAADRCLQLTACYLEFDCPLTRKRVALALPSHLSSTSES; this comes from the coding sequence ATGAAAACCATCATCGATGTTACCGCCGACCACACTCAGCCAGCGGTTGACGTACTCAGCGCTGCCTCCGACCTCCCTAAACAGCGGATCAAGGACGCGATGGCCAAAGGTGCCTGCTGGTGGACGCACAAAGGCAAACGCGTTCGACTACGGAAGGCAAAGCGGGAAGTGACAGCCGGCACGCGCCTGGAACTCTTCTACGACGCGCAAGTCCTTGCTCGGACACCACCCCCGGCGCAGCTGATCGCGGATTACAAACGCTACTCCGCCTGGTTCAAGCCTCACGGGATGTTGTCACAGGGCTCGGAATGGGGCGACCACTGCAGCCTGCTTCGCTGGGCGGAAAAGGAACTGCAGCGAGACTGCTATCTGATTCACCGACTGGACGCTGACGCCTCCGGGCTGATGCTGATTGCCCACGACGGCAAATCGGCAGGCGCATTATCCAAACGCTTTTCGGAGCGGCAGATGACCAAGCGCTATCAAGCCAGGGTTGCCGGCCACCTCATCGCAGATGACCTTCTTATTGATCAGAAAATTGACGGTAAAGCAGCTATCAGCCGCGTGAGCACGCTGTCAGTGGACGACGCAGATCAAACAACCCTGGTGAGCGTGGACATAGAGACCGGGAGAAAACATCAGATAAGAAAGCACCTGGCCTCCCTCGGCCATCCAATTATTGGCGACCGGCTGTATGGCAAGGCTGCCGACCGTTGCCTGCAACTGACCGCCTGCTACCTCGAATTTGACTGCCCGCTGACGCGCAAGCGTGTGGCGCTGGCATTACCCAGCCATCTGAGTAGCACCAGCGAAAGCTGA